A genomic region of Psychrobacter sp. M13 contains the following coding sequences:
- the tatB gene encoding Sec-independent protein translocase protein TatB, translating into MFDIGFSELLIFGVIALIVLGPEKLPQAARTAGQWYAKVRRMISTLQSDIESELDLAETRKQMQNELVKIRQTETDMKRELAEMRGSMDKFENSQNQSSDSSYKPTAPHQQNHKPNISSLSHVEKGDE; encoded by the coding sequence ATGTTTGATATTGGATTTTCCGAATTACTTATATTTGGGGTTATCGCTTTAATCGTTTTGGGCCCAGAAAAACTACCACAGGCTGCGCGCACAGCAGGACAATGGTACGCCAAAGTACGTCGTATGATATCTACCCTTCAGTCTGACATAGAGTCTGAGCTTGATCTAGCAGAAACACGAAAACAGATGCAAAATGAGTTAGTAAAAATTCGTCAGACTGAGACAGATATGAAGCGCGAATTGGCCGAGATGCGCGGTAGTATGGATAAGTTTGAAAACTCGCAGAATCAAAGTTCAGATAGCTCCTATAAGCCAACCGCTCCTCATCAGCAAAATCATAAGCCAAATATTTCCTCATTATCGCATGTAGAGAAGGGGGATGAATGA
- the tatC gene encoding twin-arginine translocase subunit TatC, translating into MSLFKRRKNHQRKLADTDTKAPDTTYSAETDNMLNALSDMPITEHLIELRKHLIRICVAVLIVFLALVGFSRELYNLLSDPLVAQLPANSTMIATDITSNFMAPIRLTIFVAAFVVMPYILYQIWSFIAPALYKKERKVTIPVLLSSIFLFYTGVAFAYFVVLKSVLKFFILFAPQNVIPMTDIDSYLSFTLKLFMVFELTFEIPVVTLLLIMIGLVSTKSLEDKRRYIIVGCFAIAAVVTPPDGISMLLLAIPMWLLFELGLFLAKILIKEEHKTV; encoded by the coding sequence ATGAGCTTGTTTAAGCGCCGAAAAAACCACCAAAGAAAGTTAGCGGATACAGATACTAAAGCGCCAGATACTACCTATAGTGCTGAGACTGATAATATGCTAAATGCGCTCAGCGATATGCCTATTACTGAGCATTTGATCGAATTACGCAAGCATCTCATCAGAATATGCGTAGCCGTTTTGATTGTCTTCTTAGCATTGGTAGGGTTTTCGCGCGAGCTCTACAACCTCTTATCAGACCCTCTAGTCGCGCAGCTGCCTGCGAATTCGACTATGATTGCCACTGATATCACCTCGAACTTTATGGCACCCATTCGCTTGACGATTTTCGTTGCTGCCTTTGTAGTGATGCCTTATATTTTATATCAAATTTGGTCATTCATAGCCCCCGCATTATATAAAAAAGAGAGAAAAGTCACTATTCCTGTTTTACTATCTTCCATATTTCTATTTTATACGGGTGTTGCTTTTGCCTATTTTGTCGTACTAAAAAGCGTCCTCAAATTCTTTATTCTGTTCGCGCCGCAAAACGTCATACCGATGACTGATATTGATAGTTATTTGAGCTTTACTCTCAAATTATTTATGGTATTTGAACTCACCTTTGAGATTCCAGTCGTGACTTTACTACTGATAATGATTGGACTCGTCTCTACAAAGAGCTTAGAGGACAAACGTCGTTATATCATAGTCGGCTGCTTTGCAATCGCAGCGGTAGTGACACCGCCAGATGGTATCTCGATGCTGTTACTCGCAATTCCAATGTGGCTACTATTCGAGTTAGGCTTGTTTCTGGCAAAAATATTAATCAAAGAAGAGCATAAAACCGTCTAG